One Pogoniulus pusillus isolate bPogPus1 chromosome 13, bPogPus1.pri, whole genome shotgun sequence genomic window, aaaagaacaaaataagacaaaacaaagcaaaaaaaaaaaaaaaaaaaaaaaaaaaagaaagaaacaacaaccaaacaacaacaaagaaagaaatcccACTGGatcagagctgaaggcagcagataAAGCATCACCAGCTCAGCAGAGGAATCTGAGAGCTCTGAATGTGCAATATTTGTACTGATAACGTGGAGCTGCTTTTACAAACATTTGGAGCCACTTTCCATCCCAGAACACACACCATGGCTGAGGAAATTACTTCCATCACACCCAGGTGCCTCTCCAAGACAGACTGACAAAACAAGTCTGCAACCAGCCTACTCCTCGAAGCTATAAATCGCTACACTTGGGGTGAAAACAGCTATTCGTGGGTTTCTCTCCATTCAAATGCATTGTGCTGGGTGGAcctgagctgctccccaggaagaaggaaggacagctggggctgaggtGACACCACGCTGTGTGctacagcagcctctgccccacTGCAGAAATGAGCAGAGACCCTGAGGCCCCTAACAAGCACCACCAGAAATGCCTTGGGAAAACACCTTCTGAACACAGTGAAGAAGACACCGCAACATCACCGCTACCCGCCCGGCTCAATCGCCGTCACCATTGTTCCCTTAAGACAATTTGTATTTATAGATATTTCCGTATAAAACTCTGTATTTGAAGGTCTCTAGGGCAGTGCCTCAACGACACAAGCGCCTGACTACAGGCTCTCCCCGCCTGCCCCGGTATAAGGCGCCCGGGGGGTTACATTCAGAGCGTCGGGTGGGGGCCGGGAGCGGCATGGGAGCCAGGATCGGGCCCAGGATCTGCCCGGCCGCGGCAGCCAGTGCTGGAGTTATGGCGCCACCTGGCGGTCTCGCCGAGACGCTAGCAGCCACCAACCGGGCCCAGCAATACCGAGGCCAAGAGAAAAACCGGGCCAAGATACCAACCGGGACCTCCCCGGGAAACCATCTTTGGTCTGGCTCCGGTTTcagcaaacagaagcagcaccACCCCAGCTGcgggaggaagaccgactggcTGAAACGGTTGAAACGCTTTTTCAGATCACTTCCAAAGTTTAAGGCTTTACAGAACTCCCTTTAATTTCCCACTCCCACCCCACGCTTGACTGCTCACTTCCCACTGAACGTGAGGAACATCTCCAGCAATGCCTCGCTCTGCTACAAGCAGGCAGAAGAACCTGCAAGGAATGCTACTCCAAGCCACAATCCTCGTTTTCCCGACTGTTTTTACACAGACGGGAGCCACTGTAATTCTAGCACAAGGTGGGAATATGGATGGTGAACCGGATTTGTGCAGGTCCCGGGTGGTATCTTGACAAGAGAAGCTGTACAGGattgttttttcctctgttaACATCACAGTGCATTGAACCGTTATTAACAAAATAGCTTTCAAGGTTCAGATAGGGGAAAGGAAATctcagcagggagaagctgacaTTGCAGGTTCAAGCCTTGCattcctatatatatatatatggggggttatatatatatatatatatatatctatgtatgtatatatgctttttgttttcaaacTGTTTTATTAGGAAAGCTATACCAGACACATCACTATACAATGATTAAACATTACCTTTACAATTTATATTCACTTGAAATTACAGAATAAATATATGCACATTGTTGtacctttgtgtgtgtgtgtgtgtgcgtgcgtGTAGGTGTGTATGAGAGAAAACATTAAAAGTGCTTCCTAAAAGCTGTTAGTGAGAGGTGCCCagtagctttttttctttttctcttttttttttctttttctttgtttttctttatattTGCATGTTACTTTCATTAGGAAAGTGCGGCTGTTCTCCAACAGAACCATGGCGTCATGATGAAGTGTCACTGAGCATCCCCCTAAGTGTATGTGCCACGTGGTGACATCCTTTGGGCTGCTCCGCTCCGGCTGGTTTCTCCCAGCCCACGGGATTCCCCCCCCTTTCCGCGGCTGGCGGGACCCCAGCGGAAGTTACGCGGGGAAATGGATGGAGGAGGTGGGGGTCGGACTGGCGGCGGGGTGGCGGTGAGGGTGAGGATGAGTGTGCGTgcgagggagggagagagacaaCAGTGAGACATTCGAGCAAgaccctcccctcccttctctcttgcaGTTTCCAGGCATGCAGCAAACTGCGCGCGTTTGCTTCtttgcatttttcttttttttttttttttttttttttgtttttttttttccttaaataaaTGTACAGGATCTGTGCCATGATGggcaaaaagaaagcaagccaCAAGATAGcatcttccctccctctcccctccaagGAAGTTTACTgcaagggggggtggggggtgaaagagaaaaagataagAAAGTCAAGAAAAGGAACGGGGagtggggagaaagaaagaaagaaagaaagaaagaaagaaagaaagaaagaaagaaagaaagaaagaaagaaagaaagaaagaaagaaagaaagaaagaaagaaagaaagaaagaaagaaagaaagaaagaaagaaagaaagaaagaaagaaagaaagaaagaaagaaagaaagaaagaaagaaagaaagaaagaaagaaagaaagaaagaaagaaagaaagaaagaaagaaagagaggaaggaaggagggaaggagggaaggagggaaggaaggagggaaggaaggagggaaggaaggaaggaaggaaggaaggaaggaaggaaggaaggaaggaaggaaggaaggaaggaaggaaggaaggaaggaaggaaggaaggaaggaaggaaggaaggaagggaaagagaaaagaaaagaaaagaaaagaaaagaaaagaaaagaaaagaaaagaaaagaaaagaaaagaaaagaaaagaaaagaaaagaaaagaaaagaaaagaaaagagaaaagaaaagaaaagaaaagaaaagaaaagaaaagaaaagaaaagaaaagaaaagaaaagaaaagaaaagaaaagaaaagaaaagaaaagaaaagaaaagaagagaaaagaagagagacaCACATAGAATTTACTTAATCAGGATCAATATAAAGATCCCACCggtgataataataataataataattataataataTACCTTAGACATGGCACAGTCAAAGTCTCAGTTTCAGTATAAAAAAATAATGATTGATTAACATCTGCTGGCAAAAGTCTGCGAAGGCACTTCATCGATTAACGAGCTGAGAAGGGCCCTGCCCCGCAGCGCGCACATCTGGCGGGGGGGAGAGCACACAGCTGGATCCTCTACTCGCATGCGGCGGTgccggggcgggcggcggggcggCGGTCAGAACCGATATGTGGTCTTCTCCAGGACTTCGAGGTAATCCGGCTTGGTTTGGAGTTTGGCCCTTAACTCGAGGTATTCGCTTGTGGGGGTTTGGTGGTCAGAGAAGCCCTTGCCGGCCGCGAAGAGAAGGGTTTCTTTCAGCCTGGCGTCCTGCTGCAGGTCCGGGTATTGCATGCCAGGGGGGTGAACGTGCAGTTCCTTCAGCTTCGGCACGGTGCCGTACAGGCAGTCTACGAAGCCCACGGCGCAGGGCGGCGGACGGTCGCGGTCCCTCGGGCCGCCTCCCACCGCCGCCACCGCCCCGCCGAGCCCTCCGCCGCCCGCTGGCAGCCCTCCGCCTGCGGGGTGCTGGGGATGGACGGCGACGATGGTGTTGAGCTGCGAGCTGGACACGGCCAAGCTCCactcctgctccttctccagCAAAGTGCGGTAGTTGCTGCCCGGTTCCTGCGCGGCGGTACCCGCGTGGGTGAAGCGCTCGCCGCCGCCCCGCAGCAGCTCCGCCGCCTCCCCTCCGCCGctcgccgccgcctcctcctcctcttcccgcGGCTTGTAGATGGGGTTGTTGCACATCTGGGTCACCGGGTGCGGGATGTAGTCGTAGACGTGTCCCGCCGGGGGCGCCTTCTCCGGGGAgcgctccccacccccaccaccggcgccgccgccgcctcctccctCCTCGAAGAGCCGCGGGCAGCGCAGCGGCACGCCGCCCAAGTCGGCCCCCTCCGCCCGTGGGCCGCGGAACGGCAGCTTCCTCCGGCGGCGGCGCAAGACGAAAGCGAAAAGCCCGGCAGCGACCAGCACGGCGGAGAAGAAGAGAACGAGGAGGCTGAGGATGAGGACGGAGAGCGGCACGGCGGCCGTGGCCGATGGCAGCTCGTAGGCAGCGGCACCGGTAGCGGCCGGAGGCGGAGGGGCGGCGGGGGGCGAAGCGGctgcagcggcggcggcagcggggcGCAGGGCGGCAGGGCAAAGGGCCGCCAGCTCCAGGGAACGCAGGTCGCGGCGGGCAAGGCGCtcggggctggagcacagcacctCGCCCACCACGCTGACGGAACTAAGAGCCTCCAACCACTGCTTGAGAGGCACCAACTCGCAGGTGCAGTCCCAAGGGTTGAGCTTCAGGTCGATCTGGACGATGGCGTGAAGATGCTCCAGCACCCCGGCCACTGGCAGCGCCAAGAAATGGTTGTTACGGAGGTTGAGGCGGGCCAAGGAGGTGCCGGCAAAGGCATCAGTGGGTAGGGTGCGGAGCAGGTTGTCgttgaggaagaggagcttCAGGTTGGGCATGAGGCTGAAGGCCGCCGGCTGGATTTCCCTGATCAGGTTGTACTCGAAGTACAGGTAATGCAAACTCTGCAAGCCCCGGAACATGCCCGGGGTGAGCCGCTCGATGTCGTTGCCATTCAGGTACAGGCTCTTGAGATTGGGCAGGTTGATAAAAGCCCCATCCTGCACATAAGAGATCCTGTTGTTCCCCAGGTGTAAGAGATCCAAAGAGGAAAAATTCCAGAAATCAGAGCGGTAGATTTTCTGGATCAAATTCCCGCTCAGGTACAGCTTCTTGGCGTTCAAAGGCCTGGGCAGGAGCTCGGAGATGTTGTGAAACCCTCGCTCCTTGCAGTTGACTGTCAGGCCCAGGTCATTGATGTGCAAACTGCAAGAGCACCCAGTAGGACAGATGATGGGGATGGGAGGACGAGTCTGGTAGGCAGCCACGGGTGGTTGGTTCGGCCCAGGGTACAGGCCGCGGGATGTCGGGGGAGGCCgaggtgccctgggctgcttggttggtttgggctGCTTGTTGGATGTTTTGTACTCAACAGAAGAAGCGGTGAAATGGAAGGAGGACAGCATGGAGGAAGGCTTTGTAGGCCACGCGTTCTCTTTGCTCGACGACAGCTGAGGGATGCCCAGGCTGGCTTCCACCTCGGAGTCGGACAGCATCGGGCAGAGCTTACTTCTTTTGATTTCCCGCAAGTCCTTCCCGTGGAAGTGGAAGGGAGTCTCGCAGGTTATGTCCCCCACCAGAGCGGTGTAGGGGATGCGCTCCAGCCAGCTCTTCAGCTGCACGATCTCACACGTGCAGTTCCATGGGTTCTCCTCCAGCTGGATTTCCATGAGGCTCCTTCCAATGTGGTCCAGCATCCCACGGTATGAAAGGACTTTTAGCCGGTTCCCACGCAAGTCCAAGTGGGTTAAGGACACAGACTTAAATAAGTTGGTGGGAAGCATAGGGATAAGATTGTCATTTAGGATAAGGACCCTCAGTTTACTCAGGTTTCGAAACGCCCCGCTTTCAATCCGTTTAATGACATTGTAATCTGCCTGCAGATATtccagactttccaaacccaggaAAGTGTCGTTTCTGAAAATGTCCAATTTATTTTCGTGCAAATACAACCTCTTCAGGACCCGGAGCCCATTAAAAGCTCCTGTCTGAATGTCCTGCAGTGCATTGTTCCCAAGGTTAATGGACACAGCGTTGTTCAAGTGAAGAAAACTGTTGGTGTACAATTTCCTCATGGAATTCCTCTGCAGATAAAGCTTAAAAGGTCTTGACCACGACTCTGTTATTTGACTAATATTTATAAATCCCTTGTTGTCGCAGTGTATATGGAAAAGGCTCTCCTTCACTTCACAGTAACATGGATCAAAGCAGGGCTCATCAAGTTCCTCCGAGTCCTCTATCAAGGGAATTGGTGTAGTCCATGCTAGAGCAATTGTGCTTAGAAGAATTATCCACAACATCCTTCCTTTATGAAACGTCTCTGCCGTGGAAGGTTTCATCATTCGTTGATGTTTACAAAACTgcaatgggaagaaaaaaatgcagatttCAGTATTTCTCTCCTGCCCCACACCTTTTCCCAAGCCCCTACCTGCTAGACATGTGTGAGACTCCTGGAAAGTTCAGTAGTTGCTGGGCTAGACATCCACAGCCAACTCGAGGGGTGTTGGATGGGTGAGCCTTGCCCTGATTTATGCTTAAGAGATGTTAGATGGTTTAATCGCGCAGTAGCGGCCTCCCTtatttccccaccccccccccccccccccctttggtATATGCCACCTATAAAGAGGACAGCACATGCAGACCACACAGCAACACGAGCACACATGCTGAACGTGTTGCATCTTCACATGTTCTCCACTGCAGGACCAGCACTGAGGACTACACGAATTCCATACTTGTTTGCAGCTTTAGCTGTGTAGCCATCGCGGCCCGCGTTGACTACACGGGGGAAACACCAGTGGGGAGATTTCTGCGGTGTCGCACCACATCCTTCAGACATGCAAACTCCCAAAGTTACTGAATCCCaatccttccatctctctctgcctcctggctCGATACATTCCATACGCAAGTTGGAATGTGCAAGGTTTGCTGATGTCCCTGGCACACCGGTTCCTGTCAGAAATCCCCACAATGTCTTTAAAAGAGTAAATGGTTAACAACCCAGATTTAAAAGGACATCTTCTCCTGTGCAAACACACCGAAGAATTAATGCAACCGATACCTTATCAGATAAATACACACCACATATTAGTCATTTTAGCTGATTAGAGCCTTTGGAAGTGATTAATCTTTCTAAAGCACATGCCCGTGCGATCAGCACATCTAAAGGGAAGTGACAGCTAAGGAGCACCTGGGATCGAAACGCTCAGCTTGCCTTGGATTAGGGTGGTTTGTGCCCCCAGGACCAAGCAGGGGACCCAGTTAAAAAGCTGAAAGTGGAAggaataaaaaccaaacaacagaaaACCTTGACACTTACCCGCCAGTAAATTAGCTATCCTACTATATAGGTTCCCGAATGAAGACACCATTCTTCTCCAGTCAGATGAAAATAATACTGTactaatgagatgcagcttcttCAACATATGGTTTCACCCTTCCTTGCACCAGATATTTCGAATGTATGGGCACAGGGAGATGCTAAGGCTGGTGATAATAGCAGCGGTGATGCAGCCTTCCTTGGATCACTGAAATGCCCATTAGAATTGTTGGAAGCGATCGTTGCTTTTAGTCTTTATCTTTCAAGAGGAAAAAGGTCCTTTATTTTTTGCCTTCCTCGTGCAAGGACTAGAGAATTTTGTCCCCCATCCACAAACTTAA contains:
- the SLITRK3 gene encoding SLIT and NTRK-like protein 3 codes for the protein MMKPSTAETFHKGRMLWIILLSTIALAWTTPIPLIEDSEELDEPCFDPCYCEVKESLFHIHCDNKGFINISQITESWSRPFKLYLQRNSMRKLYTNSFLHLNNAVSINLGNNALQDIQTGAFNGLRVLKRLYLHENKLDIFRNDTFLGLESLEYLQADYNVIKRIESGAFRNLSKLRVLILNDNLIPMLPTNLFKSVSLTHLDLRGNRLKVLSYRGMLDHIGRSLMEIQLEENPWNCTCEIVQLKSWLERIPYTALVGDITCETPFHFHGKDLREIKRSKLCPMLSDSEVEASLGIPQLSSSKENAWPTKPSSMLSSFHFTASSVEYKTSNKQPKPTKQPRAPRPPPTSRGLYPGPNQPPVAAYQTRPPIPIICPTGCSCSLHINDLGLTVNCKERGFHNISELLPRPLNAKKLYLSGNLIQKIYRSDFWNFSSLDLLHLGNNRISYVQDGAFINLPNLKSLYLNGNDIERLTPGMFRGLQSLHYLYFEYNLIREIQPAAFSLMPNLKLLFLNDNLLRTLPTDAFAGTSLARLNLRNNHFLALPVAGVLEHLHAIVQIDLKLNPWDCTCELVPLKQWLEALSSVSVVGEVLCSSPERLARRDLRSLELAALCPAALRPAAAAAAAASPPAAPPPPAATGAAAYELPSATAAVPLSVLILSLLVLFFSAVLVAAGLFAFVLRRRRRKLPFRGPRAEGADLGGVPLRCPRLFEEGGGGGGAGGGGGERSPEKAPPAGHVYDYIPHPVTQMCNNPIYKPREEEEEAAASGGGEAAELLRGGGERFTHAGTAAQEPGSNYRTLLEKEQEWSLAVSSSQLNTIVAVHPQHPAGGGLPAGGGGLGGAVAAVGGGPRDRDRPPPCAVGFVDCLYGTVPKLKELHVHPPGMQYPDLQQDARLKETLLFAAGKGFSDHQTPTSEYLELRAKLQTKPDYLEVLEKTTYRF